Proteins encoded by one window of Grus americana isolate bGruAme1 chromosome 7, bGruAme1.mat, whole genome shotgun sequence:
- the R3HCC1L gene encoding coiled-coil domain-containing protein R3HCC1L — MQQEAEGGRLRRRKPDMALYVPKARRERAAQAAGDVPARHCREPENHRVAQDAYRGSGEGQRRSSRARTHVGRAVKKENKVDAGPKEPRAASAGHCRRLGGSCPITPESLRAIPSVQEPCPDPAVAQPWDGQDKASHDEELRELSRGCQMMRTKPDPPSPPSAQPGATEATPELGGDPASPAPPASPAPVCWTGPSGVLEHLGDSTPDPARDLCQHLGEGVLPPARASDQGSVPRLMWEAADPKAQGEEREPGGLLLAGQSEAGVPAEEEEEEKQGGMAELAGESTMDVPGAGCETGCLRGGVGDAPVLPEENTPKHNVGSPSQLPPSKEESAARARDPGGEGVPVSAAEGAGSTSACPDGSTGAESDLLGSGKELVSSTWEGARPESCKPPLPLELLCCGIEGLSPAAWAEEPAGADEDTGSPQQHPCSQEAKEEEGGGSPKAEPPSAGTLSQASPGAEESWDALFNDDGDCLDPRLLEELSGGEKRRESQQSPRFDYYGAEPAAPDLSDAELPHVIEIYDFPSDFRTEDLLRVFCSYQKKGFDIKWVDDTHALGIFSSPITARDALSTKHLMVKTRPLSQGTRASKAKAKAYTDYLQPAKERPETSAALARRLVIGALGVRSNQTPAQRDAERRKLQEARERKRLENKQREDAWEGRD; from the exons ATGCAGCAGGAGGCGGAGGGCGGCCGGCTGCGCCGCAGGAAGCCCGACATGGCCCTCTACGTGCCCAAAGCACGGCGGGAGAGAGCGGCGCAAGCGGCGGGTGACGTGCCGGCCAGGCACTGCCGGGAGCCTGAGAACCACCGTGTGGCACAGGACGCTTACCGGGGCAGTGGCGAGGGGCAGAGGCGAAGCTCCCGTGCCAGGACACACGTAGGCAGAGCGGTGAAGAAGGAGAACAAGGTGGATGCTGGCCCAAAGGAGCCGCGGGCAGCCTCTGCTGGGCACTGCcggaggctgggaggcagctgcccCATCACACCAGAGAGCCTGAGGGCAATACCCAGCGTGCAGGAGCCATGCCCGGATCCAGCTGTTGCCCAGCCCTGGGATGGGCAGGACAAAGCATCCCATGATGAAGAACTCAGGGAGCTCAGCCGTGGCTGCCAGATGATGAGGACCAAGCCTGACCCTCCATCCCCACCGAGTGCCCAGCCTGGGGCCACGGAGGCTACTCCCGAGCTTGGGGGTGACCCCGCTAGCCCAGCGCCCCCCGCTAGCCCAGCACCAGTGTGTTGGACAGGGCCAAGTGGTGTGTTGGAGCATTTGGGGGACAGCACCCCAGATCCAGCCAGGGACCTCTGCCAGCACCTGGGAGAGGGTGTCCTGCCGCCAGCAAGGGCAAGCGACCAgggcagtgtgcccaggctgatGTGGGAGGCTGCAGATCCAAAAGcccagggagaggaaagggaacCTGGGGGGCTTCTCCTGGCAGGGCAGAGCGAGGCTGGGGTGccggcagaggaggaggaagaggagaagcaggGAGGCATGGCTGAGCTTGCTGGGGAGAGCACCATGGATGTACCAGGAGCTGGCTGTGAAACCGGGTGCTTGAGGGGTGGTGTGGGCGATGCGCCAGTGCTCCCCGAGGAGAATACCCCGAAGCACAACGTGGGCAGCCCatcccagctcccacccagcaAGGAGGAGAGTGCTGCCAGGGCCAGGGATCCCGGTGGAGAGGGCGTCCCAGTGTCCGCTGcggagggagcaggcagcacctCTGCCTGCCCAGATGGCAGCACTGGGGCTGAGAGCGATCTGCTGGGTTCTGGCAAGGAGCTGGTGAGCAGCACATGGGAGGGGGCACGTCCGGAGAGCTGCAAGCCCCCGCTGcccctggagctgctgtgctgcggCATAGAGGGGCTCTCGCCCGCGGCCTGGGCCGAGGAGCCAGCGGGGGCAGATGAGGACACAGGCTCACCGCAGCAGCACCCGTGCAGCCAGGAGGccaaggaggaagagggaggtggCTCCCCAAAGGCAGAGCCCCCCAGTGCCGGGACCCTGAGCCAGGCCAGCCCAGGTGCCGAGGAGAGCTGGGATGCGTTGTTCAATGATGACGGGGACTGCCTGGACCCGCGCCTGCTGGAGGAG CTCTCGGGAGGTGAGAAGCGCCGGGAGAGCCAGCAGTCACCCCGCTTTGACTACTACGGGGCTGAGCCCGCTGCACCAGACCTCAGTGATGCTGAGCTGCCCCATGTCATCGAGATCTATGATTTCCCTTCGGATTTCCGCACTGAGGACCTGCTGCGTGTCTTCTGCAGCTATCA gaaaaaaggctttgatATTAAGTGGGTGGACGATACACATGCCCTGGGCATCTTCTCCAGCCCCATAACAG CACGCGATGCCCTCAGCACCAAGCACCTGATGGTGAAGACGCGCCCTCTCTCCCAGGGCACCCGCGCCTCTAAAGCCAAAGCCAAGGCGTACACGG ACTACCTGCAGCCAGCCAAGGAGCGCCCCGAAACATCGGCCGCCCTGGCCAGGCGGCTGGTGATCGGTGCCCTGGGGGTACGCAGCAACCAGACGCCAGCTCAGCGAGATGCGGAGCGGAGGAAGCTGCAAGAAGCCCGGG AGAGGAAGCGCTTGGAGAACAAGCAGCGAGAGGATGCCTGGGAGGGCCGGGATTGA